The genomic window GGCCGCCACTAACGCGTCAACCTGGGAATCGAGGGATTGCCCCCGAGTGCTGACCCTGGCATAGGCCGATTATGTTCCCTGTGTCAGCGATGGTCGAAAAGTGAGCCATTTCGCGGGCTGAAAAGTGAGCCACTTTGACGGTGGTTATTCTGCCGTATTTTCCGGTCTTGTCGAGGGCAGCGAGTCGACCTGGGTGTGTTTGAGGCGGTAGCTGGAGCCTTTGAGAGTGATGACTTCGGCATGGTGGACGATGCGGTCGATCATGCCGAGGCGACCACCTGATCGCCAAAAACGTCTCCCCAGCGGGCGAAGGGCAGGTTCGAGGTCAGGATCAGCGAGGCGTGCTCGTAGCGGGACGAGACCAGCTGGAAGAACAGGTTCGCCGCGTCCTGCTCGAAGGGGATGTAGCCGACTTCGTCCACGATGATCAGTCCGTAGCGGCGAAGCCTGACCAGTTCCTGCGGCAGCCGGCCGTTCTGATGCGCGCTTTGGAGCCGGGCGACCCAGTCGATGGCGGTAGCGAACAGGACCCGGTGGCCCAGCTGGGTTGCTCGCAGCCCCAACCCGGTTGCAAGGTGAGTTTTGCCTGTTCCCGGCGGTCCGAGCAGGACGATGTTGGACGCTTCGGTGAGGAACGCGCCGGTGGCCAGATGCGCGATGGTGTCGCGTTTGAGACCGGGCTGGTGATCGAAGTTGAAGTCCTCGAGTGATTTCCGGGCCGCGAAACCGGCGGCCCGGGCCCTGATCTCGGCGCCGGAGGCTTCCCTGGCTGCGACTTCCCGGGACAGGACAGCGGCGAGGTATTCCTCGTGGGTCCAGCCAGCCTCGCGGGCCTGGTCCGCGAGCCGGGTGACTGCTTCACGGATCCGTGGCGCTTTCATCGCCCGGGAGTAATACTCGATCTGGCCAATGGTTTCCTTAGCGGCGGGCATCAGGCGACCTGCCCGTCATCGAGGACAACACCGAACGCCCGGTCGTAATCCGCCAGGTCCCGCAGTCCGGTGGTTTCGCCCACCGGTGAGGGGGTTTGGAAGGCCTTCCGCAGTGCCCTTGCCGCCTCAACATGGTCCGGGTCCGTGATGGTCAGACCGGCGCCCCAAGAACGGGTGTGTGTCCCGACGGATCGGCCGTCCAGACTGATCGTGACGGATCCGAGGTCGGCAGTGACGTCGACGAACCGGCCGATGGCCTGCGGGTGGACGGAGTAGTCGTTGGATCCCATCCGGACGTAGTAGTCCCTCGGGAGCCGGACCCGCGAGGTGAAGCCGGTGACCGGCGGAATCGGCGGCAGCGCCAGCATGGCCGCCCTGTCCTCAGCGAGCAGATCCAGCGGACGTGCGCCGGTCCGCCTGACCAGCCGGGCATTCGCCTTCGGCAGCCACTGGCCGAGCTGGTTGTTGAAGTCCTCCGGTGAGGCGAAGACCCGGCCCGGCAGGAAGGAAGTCTCCAGGAACTGGTTGGCCCGCTCCACCACGCCCTTGCTCTCCGGGTCATAGGGTTTGACCTGCACGATCCTGGCGGCCAAGACCCCGGCGAACGCAGCCACTCCGGCGGCGTAGCTGTTCCGCCGGCCGATCCCGGTTTCGTTGTCCCAGATCAGCCGCCTCGGAACCGCCCCTAGGGACCCGATCAGCTCCCACATCCCGGCCAGCAGATCCCCGGTCATCCGGGAAGGGATCATCCGGGCCATTATGAACCGTGAATGCGAGGACACCATCACCAGCACCGGCAACACCCTGGCTTTGCCGGCACCGACAGGTATCCGAACTTCCGGGAACCTAAGATCGCACTGCGCCTGGTCACCGGGTGCGTAGCTGATCCGGTCCGCGGGATCAGCTGGTGCATACTCCGGCCGGATCCTGGCCACGTTCTCCCGAAACCATGCCGGCGACCCGGACCAGCCCACCCGCTCCGCGAGCACCGTCGCGGGCATCCGCGGGTTCTCCAGCAGCAACGCACGAATGGCCGGTTCTACGGCTTTGATCCCGGAGGCCTGCGGGGCACGGACGTATGTCGGCGGCCCGTCGGCGCTGACTGCCTTCGCGACCGTGTTCCTGGAGATCCCCAACCGCGCCGCTATTGACCTCATCGACTCACCCTCGGCAAGATGCAACCGCCGAATAAGCGCCCAATCCTCCACTGTGATCACCCACCCAATCGTTTGGAACGGGTGGCTCAGTTTTCAACCGTCACAATGGCTCACTTTTCGACCGTCACCGACACCCTGACATGTTTTTGATGGGTGAGGTCTCGGTGATCGGTTGACCTTGGACCTGGCGGCGATTGCACTTGACGGCAATACATCCAAGGGGGGTGTCCGCCAGACGCCCGCATGATCGAAACGACGAGCGATAGCCTTGTGATTCAGATTGATTGGCGAAGTGCTGCGGATCGCACAGTCGCAAGGCTATGGAGGGGGCGTGCCATGGATTGGGCAGTCGTTTTTAAGGCACTGGGTTCGCTTGCCGGGCGTGCTGCGGGAGCCGCCATGCCAGGGCTTATTAGATCGTGGCGTGTTGCCTTTGAAACTAGAAGAAAAGCAAAGAAATCCGGTATCCGGATCCGCTACTTTGCCCTTCGCAGCTTTATCGATGAATGGCGAATCTTTGAGCTCTTCCACTCACCTACAACGGAGCGTATGAATGAGGTAGCACCTGCGCTTGGAGACTGCATCAAGGCAAATGACCAAAGTCATTCCGACGTTGTTCCCGAACTGCTCGCCATCATTGCCGATGCCTATGTTCACAGTCTTCCCCCTTCCGAAGCATCACGTTTCGAGGGCGAAGCCACGCGTAAACATGTGACAAGTGAAGTGTCGAGGCTCCATGAGAGCAGCCTCAAAGCCTTGGACATCGAAGCTAACTATGATCTGCTGAACGCATATCGCGCAGAAGAAGCGCGACAGGTTCTAAAACAGTGGCCGACACTTTCACGTGCGTTGGCGGAACTTGTTGCGGCTGGCGACCGCAAACAGCTTTTCCAAGATTGGGCGGTCAACAGGCCGTCTTGGCTGATCGATACCCCCGCTTCCGTTCTTTGTTGGCTGTCCTCTGCGGCTAAGGATTATGGCGCGGCAGAGGCGGCACGCAAGTTTCTCCATGAGGCAATCGCGGCGGGCGCCTCGCCACGTTCATATTGGGTGGCCAAGGCGGCCCTCGCCGCGCCGCTCTCCCTCGAGGAAGCCAAGGAACAGTTAGGGCAAGCGAGAGATCATCCTCTCGGTGCCGCCCTGTGGGCCGAACTGAACGGATCGCATCATGCAGCCATCGAGCAGATTCGGGCTTGGGACCCTGCGTCGCAAGAAGATCACGCGACAAAGAAACTTATCCTCGCCCAGGCGCTTGCTGCAATTGATGATGAGAATCGGGCTATAGACGAGGCCGTCGAAGGGTACTCTGCACACGGGAGCTCAGGGTGCGCGCTTTACGCTGCAAAATTGCTTGTCCGAAGAGGGGCATTGCGACGACACCCGAACTTCATGAGAGACCTCGCTACGGCTCTTGAGCTTGCGACGGCCGTGCGCGCATCAAGGCGCTCTTGGGGAGGTGATAGCTCAGAGGCTGTTCTAACGATGATTAGCGCCTACAGGTTACTTGGGTCTCCAGAACAGGCTTGGCGAACTGGAACGATAGCGCCGGAGGGCTCTGCAACCCTAAGTGAATCGTCAGACGTCCAAGTGATAACGGAGACGGCGCGGACAGCAGCGGAGCTAGGTATGACTCAGCGGGCCCGCGACCTGGCTTCCCGTCTTCCGGCGGGCCCAAGCAAGGATTATATAGAAGCGATTCTCGCGGAGGACGAATCCGGCTTCGAATCGGCTAGCCCCCTCTGGACAAGAGTTCTGGCGTCTACGTCTGATCCGGAAGACGCCCTGAACGTCGGTTTGCGACTTGCTCATCACGGGCACGCCCCTGAATGGCCGGCTTGGATAACGGCGGACTACGGCTCCGATGTTGCCGACATCGACTTGATCTCTGCACTCGTCCGTGAGGTTCCCGGTGCGTTACCAAAAGCAAGGGCACGAGCGGCGACGTCGCGGCAAGTCTTTCACGGACTCATGTTCTACTACATTTCTCAGAAGGAATACGCTGCGGCTGCAGACGTGGCAGAGACCGCCGGAGGACGGTGGAACGATCCGGAAGCGTGGTTGAGGGCTGCAGAGATCTGGGTAAAGGCCAAACAGCGAGACAGGGCAATCGAGGCTGCTGAGCAAGCTATTCGTGTCGGAGGAACGACCTGGTTACGCGCGAAAGATGCCCGGATGATTCTTATTGAAAGCCGCAGCGCAGAAAGCCAGTGGGACAAGGCTCTTATCGAGGCAACAAGGCTCCTGGAAACCGATCCTGAGGCAGATCCAGCCAAATGGGCATTCATAACATGCCAGTTCATGACGTCCGATTATGGGGGAGCTTGGGAGAGCTTCGTGCGACTCGGAGCACCCAAACCTCGAACTCCTGGCGATGCAAAAATCTGGCTGCAGCTGCACTCCCGCTATGCTCCCGACTTGGGATATATCAGCCAGGCGGAAGTACTTGCCCAGCAGTGGCCCGAAAACGAACAGTTGCGTGCCGGGATCGTCCTCTCCATGATGCATTCCAATGCAAAACCTCAGACTGACGAGCAGGTCCGGCAATACCAGGAACTCCTTACGAACTTCATTGCTGACTTTCCCGATAGCTCACTAATACGAGCCATCAGTGTCAATGAAAACGACCCCTTTGAGTCAATCAAGGCGATGCTGCCCGATCCGGCGGGCCGGCACGAGGCAATGCAGCCCATCCTCAAAGGAGAACTACCAGTAGGGCTCGCAACGCATTTGTCTGGTAAGAGCTACGCAGAAGTTTGTCTCATCCGGGGTGCGGGCAAAGTCTTCGCAGGTGACCCCTTACACGTCGATAACGAGATTGAAGTTATTACGAGCAACCTGAGTAAACGGGTGGTCATCGACACGACTGTACTTAATACGTTCGCCCTTCTCGGAGCAGACATAGCCAGGGAGTGGCTTGGCTTGTTCTCCTCCGGAGTCACACCAACAGAAGCAATCCACGATGCGCAGAGCGCGGTCCTGAGTCTTTCCCCCAAGAGCACCGCCTCAATCGGTATTGACGCAGTCTCTGGCGGTCCAAGAATTTTCGAGATCTCGGAGGAAGAGGCAGAAACCCGGCTGAACCGGGCCACCATCCTGTTGGCGCTTGCCAGGGAACTCATATCCATCCCACACCCGAAAATTACAGAACTACCTCGTATCAAGTCGACAGACAAAGAGTTTCAGTGGCTGCTGTCACTGGACCTTGCCAAGAAGCTTGATTTGCCGTTTTGGTGCGACGACCGAGCGCTACGTCAGGTCGCTGCAGCTGCCGAGGTTCAGTCGTTCGGAACTCCTGCTTTGCTGGAATATTTCCGGAGGGATGGCGTTGTGAGCATAAGCGGCGTGGACGCATACGAAGCGACACTCATCCACCACTATTACACCGGCATCCGCTTTGACTCTTCGGTGATGAAGCTAGCGGCCGAGATGGACTCGTGGAAACCGTTAGGAACAGCAGCAGCGATTTCGGAGTCGGGATCCACTGCTACTCCGGAACAACAAATCCACTTCGTGCTGCTGGCGTTGCAGCACTGTGCCGAAGATCCGGAAGCCGTGCAGATGTGGGTGGCATCCGTCGCATCATGGTTGGAGTCGGTTTCGCCAGATACTCCAACTGCGGAAGCCAACCTCCGCTTCTGGTTTTCAACTCTGCTGAAACAAAAATGGATCGACTCAAGTTCGTTGCCCCACGTCCTGGCAGGGCTGCGATCAGACTGGTCTAGGAAAACCGATCTTGTGTCCCTCGTCCCCGAAGTCCTTGGCGAGTTGTACGCAGACGTTGCTGCACAAACGAACCATGCCATAGCCGCGGAGTATGTCCGTGAGTTGATACGTCTTGCCCCAGCTGAAGACCAATCCGGAGTCCTCCAGCGGATTATCGCTCTCTAAGCGGCATTCAAACGGGGACCTATTCCAAGACCGTCCTCTGAGGGCACCCGTGATCCGGCACGCCTTGAAGGCTCCACGAAGGCGGTAGAGCTGCTGTCGGCCAGAGTAGACGCCAGGCCTCCTCCTGCGTCATATCGTCTAGACGTCGTCGACGAGCACTGATGTGGCATCTGGTCCGAAGGCCGCGAGGGTTGTTCCGCATTGGGAAGTGCCCGTCCGACCTGCATGTCGCCGTGTCAGTCCAAACAACGCCCCGTGAGACCGGTCCCGTGACTCGTCCGATGAAGGGACACTGTACGGCCCACTCACCGAGCTACCGGTGATGTTCCATTTCCTTAGAACTGGGACGCCCTTGTCGGGAACCCCTGCCGCGTTGTCCGGATCATCCTTTTTGAGACTGCCGGATAGCGACGGAGTGGGTGGTTTCGCTGTCCAGGATCTGTCGGCCTATTGAGGAAGGCTGATCACCTGTCGCTTGGCGAGTCTCTTGTCGATCCGATTCAGGAATTTTTGAACTAACTTCAGAAGAGAGGGAAGCTCCTCTGGGGTGTATTCGGGAAGTCCGATACCGAGGCGCACAAGCTTGTCGCCGTCCAGCATGATCTCGATGATGAGGTTTGGCTGCCCGGCGTTGATCAAAGCAATGTGATCCCCTACCTCCAGCGAGAAGTCTTCAGGAACAATAAGGGAGCAGCCTGACACGTCTTTAAGATTGATGAGCAGCGGCTTGCCGTCATCGGTGTCTTCTAGAAGACACTCGTCGTATTCGAAGAATCCAAAGTTCTTCTTCGTGAGAATCGCAAGACCTGCCCATGACTTCTCCCCTCGTACTAATACACATTCGAGTGTGCGGAGTTCACGGAAATTCGTCACGGTGTCCGGAAAGTACCTCAAAGCGCCTGCGACCATCGCCCCGAAGTCCGGTTCCTCGATGTCGTACTCATCGACATCCGCTTCTTCTTCAACGAGGTCCGCTCGTGACGCCAGCAGAGAGACCAAGTGATTGACCAGTCCCCAATAGCCGTCATCAAACAAAGCTGGCTTGAACACTGCGGAGCGCCCGGAAGAGTTCGCGACTTGAATAGTCGCTGGGCCGTCACTCCATGCCAAGCCCTGAATCACAGGCAACTTACCCAACGCATCCGCCCGCAAGCCTCCAACCGTGACCTGACGAACGTCGCTCAAGGGCACAATAAGGTCCCCTGCCTGCGGACTCATCTTCAACCCCGTTACGGGGTTGACGCCTCGCAGGACCGCCACGAAGCTCCTACCAACTGCCAGCGCTGCACTGACTGGCAGTAACGAACCCACCTCGACCCGTCCCTCGACGAACTGGATGCCCCCGTTCTCGTAATCAGCGGCGGTGAGCGATCCGTTCGGCATGCGAGACAGGACGCCAAGGATTGAAGAACCTATGTAGGACATCCGTTCAGAATAGCTTCCATGTGAAGGCTCGACGACTGTGAAGGGTGGAAGCGCCCTTCTGAGACAAAGAACCAGGCCATCACCGTCCGCCCCTGCGCGGGGCCAGCCTTGAGATTTTCTCGATCAGCGTGAGTGGCCGCTGATCGAGGGATGACAGGTCTCGACGAGCTGCTGCCCCAGGCTGAGATATGCCGCAGGGATCCAGATCCACTGCCACGGAGAAAACATCCCGTTTCCTTGGATGTGGGATAGTCCCGATGGACGCTTCTCTACCGCCGGCATGGATATCCCTTTTTGAAGTCGTCTGCACGCCTGGAACCTAGCGAGCTCAGAGCTTATTTAGTGCGAAGATGCCTCTCATTTGCCTCCTAACCCGCTCTTCAATACCTAATGATCCTAAGAACAGGAACGAGCGCGACTCGCAGCTGGCCGGGTGCGGGGAATGGTGTGATCACGACGAGGAGTTTGATTCTTTGGCGCACCTGACGGTGCTACCGAACTGGATCGGCAAAGGCTTTACTTGAACGCTACGAGGTATCTCCGCAGCGGTGGTACAAAATCAGGTACAAAATCAAGAACGAACGGCAGAGTATGAACATGGCAGACGACGCTGAGATTCCCCCCTACCAAGACTTCCTCTGGCCAGCCGTCATGGCGCTGCGTGTGCTAGGGGGATCCGCTTCGATTGACGAGCTCGTGGAGCAGGTGATCCTGCAGGAAGGCTACTCGGAGGAGCAACAGGCAGTGCTGCACGGGGGCGGGCCCCGAACCGAGATCGAATACCGGCTGGCATGGGCCCGGACCTACCTGAAGGGCATGGGTCTGGCAGACAACTCGCAGCGCGGCGTCTGGAGCTTGACTGAGGCGGGACTAAATGTGGAACCGGAACAGATTCAGCCCATGAGGCAGAAGTATATTGCTGCCATCCGTTCGAAGAATGGCGGTCGGCCCAGGCGAAAGGACACGACCCCGGACAGCGAAGGGTTCGAGGAAAGCTGGGAGGACCAGCTCCTCGCACGCATCATGCGCCTCTCCCCCGCCTCGTTCGAACGTCTCGCCCAACGCTTGCTTCGCGAGGCCGGATTTATCAACACTCAGGTCACGGGGCGGTCCGGGGACGGGGGCATCGATGGGCTTGGGGTCTACCGGCTCTCCCTCGTCTCCTTCCCCGTCTTCTTCCAGTGCAAACGGTACGTTGGGAGCGTGGGTTCCGGCGACGTCCGGGACTTTCGCGGGGCTATGGCAGGCAGAGGCGATAAGGGACTCCTCATCACCACAGGGACCTTCACAGCAGAAGCCAAGAACGAAGCGACCCGTGATGGCGCCCCGCCAGTCGACCTCATCGACGGGAGCAGACTTTGCGGCCTCCTGAAGGAGTATGAACTCGGGGTGAAGGTCACCACCCACATCGTAGAGGACATCCGCGTTGACGAGGAGTTCTTCGACACCGCTTTCTGACGGTCGTGCATCAGCCCATCTCGGTATCGAATGAGGTCTAATCTGCCTTCCAGAAACCTAGCACTATGATCCGAAACCATGGAGGCAAGTGAGAGAGGGAGTGAGCGCCGGGCCACGGCCTGGGTCGCTGCGGAAGACGTGCTGAGGCCAATAGCGGCGATGCGCAACTGCTCGAGATCGCGGCGAACCGCATCCCCCTTGAAAGCTCTTTCGCAAATGAGGGTGTAGGTCAGAGCGCACCGATACGATCTACCAATGACCGAAACCCAAGAGATTGATAACCCTGGATCGAATTTCACCCAAGTGCTGGACGCTGCTGCGAAGCTGCCGGGCGTCAGGATCAATAGGGCCGCCTACCTGCGAACAGCACTCAAGCGGCACTGCACTGAGGAACAGATCAAAAGGGCAATCGCCGACAGTCCAGCGGCAGCGGGTATCCCATTCAAGGTCATCACTGAGATCGCCAATACCTCTATCGCTTATGAGACGAGCAAGGTCACCGGCCTCTCAACCCTCGCAGGTATCCCCGGGGGTCTGGCGATGATCGGCACTGTCCCAGCCGATCTCGCGCAGTACATGGGCCACTTGCTTCGGATT from Arthrobacter globiformis includes these protein-coding regions:
- a CDS encoding restriction endonuclease, with the protein product MADDAEIPPYQDFLWPAVMALRVLGGSASIDELVEQVILQEGYSEEQQAVLHGGGPRTEIEYRLAWARTYLKGMGLADNSQRGVWSLTEAGLNVEPEQIQPMRQKYIAAIRSKNGGRPRRKDTTPDSEGFEESWEDQLLARIMRLSPASFERLAQRLLREAGFINTQVTGRSGDGGIDGLGVYRLSLVSFPVFFQCKRYVGSVGSGDVRDFRGAMAGRGDKGLLITTGTFTAEAKNEATRDGAPPVDLIDGSRLCGLLKEYELGVKVTTHIVEDIRVDEEFFDTAF
- the istA gene encoding IS21 family transposase; this translates as MITVEDWALIRRLHLAEGESMRSIAARLGISRNTVAKAVSADGPPTYVRAPQASGIKAVEPAIRALLLENPRMPATVLAERVGWSGSPAWFRENVARIRPEYAPADPADRISYAPGDQAQCDLRFPEVRIPVGAGKARVLPVLVMVSSHSRFIMARMIPSRMTGDLLAGMWELIGSLGAVPRRLIWDNETGIGRRNSYAAGVAAFAGVLAARIVQVKPYDPESKGVVERANQFLETSFLPGRVFASPEDFNNQLGQWLPKANARLVRRTGARPLDLLAEDRAAMLALPPIPPVTGFTSRVRLPRDYYVRMGSNDYSVHPQAIGRFVDVTADLGSVTISLDGRSVGTHTRSWGAGLTITDPDHVEAARALRKAFQTPSPVGETTGLRDLADYDRAFGVVLDDGQVA
- a CDS encoding tetratricopeptide repeat protein, whose translation is MDWAVVFKALGSLAGRAAGAAMPGLIRSWRVAFETRRKAKKSGIRIRYFALRSFIDEWRIFELFHSPTTERMNEVAPALGDCIKANDQSHSDVVPELLAIIADAYVHSLPPSEASRFEGEATRKHVTSEVSRLHESSLKALDIEANYDLLNAYRAEEARQVLKQWPTLSRALAELVAAGDRKQLFQDWAVNRPSWLIDTPASVLCWLSSAAKDYGAAEAARKFLHEAIAAGASPRSYWVAKAALAAPLSLEEAKEQLGQARDHPLGAALWAELNGSHHAAIEQIRAWDPASQEDHATKKLILAQALAAIDDENRAIDEAVEGYSAHGSSGCALYAAKLLVRRGALRRHPNFMRDLATALELATAVRASRRSWGGDSSEAVLTMISAYRLLGSPEQAWRTGTIAPEGSATLSESSDVQVITETARTAAELGMTQRARDLASRLPAGPSKDYIEAILAEDESGFESASPLWTRVLASTSDPEDALNVGLRLAHHGHAPEWPAWITADYGSDVADIDLISALVREVPGALPKARARAATSRQVFHGLMFYYISQKEYAAAADVAETAGGRWNDPEAWLRAAEIWVKAKQRDRAIEAAEQAIRVGGTTWLRAKDARMILIESRSAESQWDKALIEATRLLETDPEADPAKWAFITCQFMTSDYGGAWESFVRLGAPKPRTPGDAKIWLQLHSRYAPDLGYISQAEVLAQQWPENEQLRAGIVLSMMHSNAKPQTDEQVRQYQELLTNFIADFPDSSLIRAISVNENDPFESIKAMLPDPAGRHEAMQPILKGELPVGLATHLSGKSYAEVCLIRGAGKVFAGDPLHVDNEIEVITSNLSKRVVIDTTVLNTFALLGADIAREWLGLFSSGVTPTEAIHDAQSAVLSLSPKSTASIGIDAVSGGPRIFEISEEEAETRLNRATILLALARELISIPHPKITELPRIKSTDKEFQWLLSLDLAKKLDLPFWCDDRALRQVAAAAEVQSFGTPALLEYFRRDGVVSISGVDAYEATLIHHYYTGIRFDSSVMKLAAEMDSWKPLGTAAAISESGSTATPEQQIHFVLLALQHCAEDPEAVQMWVASVASWLESVSPDTPTAEANLRFWFSTLLKQKWIDSSSLPHVLAGLRSDWSRKTDLVSLVPEVLGELYADVAAQTNHAIAAEYVRELIRLAPAEDQSGVLQRIIAL